A single Acidaminococcus sp. DNA region contains:
- a CDS encoding LysR family transcriptional regulator yields the protein MELRVLEYFLAVAREQNITAAAESLHLTQPTLSIQLKALEKELGKPLLVRGTKGSRKVTLTEDGKLLRARAEEILSLVEKTENEIHQAGDTVAGDVRIGTGESDTIRVFARAAKKLQKTCPDIHYHFMSGNASYVMEQLDKGLIDFGLLFSEADSKKYDIMRIPINEHWGVLMRRDDPLALKKSISPEDLKDLPLITSAQENARKKLAGWLHKPASRLKIVATYNLILNAAILTDEGLGYTIGFDKLLDTVMDRGNSSLCFRPLLPVMEDEAFIIWKKYQIFSRAADRFLQQIRKELYPSRDAEQ from the coding sequence ATGGAACTGCGTGTATTGGAATACTTTTTGGCAGTGGCAAGAGAACAGAATATTACGGCCGCAGCGGAATCCCTGCATCTGACCCAGCCGACACTTTCCATTCAGCTGAAAGCGCTTGAAAAAGAGCTGGGAAAACCGCTGCTCGTGCGTGGAACAAAAGGATCCCGGAAAGTCACCCTGACCGAGGACGGAAAACTTCTTCGTGCCCGGGCAGAGGAGATTTTGAGTCTTGTGGAAAAAACTGAAAATGAAATTCATCAGGCAGGCGACACGGTGGCAGGTGATGTCAGGATTGGAACCGGTGAGTCGGATACAATCCGTGTTTTCGCACGTGCTGCCAAAAAATTGCAGAAAACTTGCCCGGATATCCATTACCATTTCATGAGCGGCAATGCGTCCTATGTCATGGAACAGTTGGATAAGGGACTTATTGATTTTGGTCTTTTGTTCAGTGAGGCGGATTCAAAAAAATACGACATCATGCGCATTCCAATCAACGAACATTGGGGTGTTTTGATGCGGCGGGATGATCCATTGGCACTGAAGAAAAGCATCTCTCCCGAAGATTTGAAGGATTTGCCGCTTATTACCTCCGCCCAGGAGAATGCAAGGAAAAAGCTGGCCGGCTGGTTGCACAAACCGGCATCTCGTTTAAAGATTGTGGCAACCTATAATCTCATCTTGAATGCGGCTATTCTTACGGATGAAGGGCTTGGTTATACCATCGGTTTTGATAAACTCCTGGATACTGTCATGGACCGGGGAAATTCATCATTGTGTTTCAGGCCGCTATTGCCCGTTATGGAGGATGAAGCTTTTATTATTTGGAAGAAATACCAGATCTTTTCCCGTGCTGCGGACCGTTTCTTACAGCAGATCAGGAAAGAACTTTATCCTTCTAGAGACGCAGAGCAATAA
- a CDS encoding cyclophilin-like fold protein, with protein MKIKIAAAAILLSLVVSACGNSSTKAAVSNQAATSSQNVISSEESVNMKQTTKRVASDGAEMQTKDKSIATRIPPKNGTKINIRFGNDVVIKGVLNDSDTAKALIKKLPYTVHMSRYSHDFCGVTDKLPYHEEEVHYGWLNGDIDYAIDAPYFTILFKDEKQSEQYGYQVNIGVITSPIADIDALSGSYDVTVELDK; from the coding sequence ATGAAAATAAAAATTGCGGCGGCAGCCATTCTGCTTTCACTGGTAGTTTCTGCCTGCGGCAACAGCAGCACAAAAGCGGCTGTATCTAATCAGGCAGCGACTTCATCCCAAAACGTAATTTCAAGTGAGGAGAGTGTGAACATGAAACAAACAACGAAACGCGTAGCATCTGACGGTGCAGAAATGCAGACCAAAGATAAATCTATTGCCACGAGAATTCCGCCAAAAAACGGTACAAAAATCAATATTCGTTTCGGCAATGATGTCGTAATCAAAGGCGTGCTGAATGACAGTGATACTGCCAAAGCGCTGATTAAAAAACTCCCGTATACCGTTCATATGAGCCGTTATTCCCATGATTTCTGCGGTGTGACGGATAAGCTCCCTTACCATGAAGAAGAAGTTCATTACGGATGGCTGAACGGTGATATCGATTACGCTATTGATGCTCCGTATTTCACGATTCTTTTCAAAGATGAAAAACAATCTGAACAGTATGGATATCAGGTAAACATCGGCGTGATCACGTCCCCGATTGCAGACATTGATGCCCTTAGCGGAAGCTATGATGTCACTGTCGAGTTAGATAAGTAA